In a single window of the Arachis hypogaea cultivar Tifrunner chromosome 6, arahy.Tifrunner.gnm2.J5K5, whole genome shotgun sequence genome:
- the LOC140173721 gene encoding protein FAR1-RELATED SEQUENCE 5-like produces MDLTESTITAVLFLPFHSPFILSQSHPLPPLSLRFNFTDVDIAFEFYQQYAKHHGFGARRSRSEKYGEVRIRQEFVCHRQRYRSLKFYSMPNRKKRPRAETRYGCPARMLLSMDDESGRWHVAYFSDAHNHHVLELRFSSMLPGHRRMSEADIKQMNDMRKGGIGVSRIHDFMASLAGGYHNVPYTTRDMHNVNAKQRSEAGLDAESCLRYLRECKANDPALYYKEVVDVFSGVNHHNQTVVFATALVADEKEETYVWLFQQLQNSMKGKAPVSIIIDSDKQMKSAIEKVFPKAHH; encoded by the exons ATGGATCTCACCGAG TCAACTATTACTGCCGTCCTCTTCCTTCCCTTCCACTCCCCTTTCATTCTATCGCAATCGCACCCGCTTCCTCCCCTTTCCCTCCGGTTTAATTTCACAGATGTTGACATTGCATTTGAGTTCTACCAGCAATATGCAAAGCACCATGGCTTCGGCGCGAGACGTTCCAGAAGTGAAAAATACGGCGAAGTAAGGATACGGCAGGAGTTCGTGTGCCACCGACAACGGTACCGATCCCTGAAGTTCTACTCGATGCCTAACCGGAAAAAGAGGCCGAGGGCCGAGACACGATATGGATGCCCTGCAAGGATGCTACTCAGCATGGACGATGAATCAGGACGTTGGCACGTTGCGTACTTTTCAGACGCGCATAACCACCACGTTCTTGAGTTGCGATTTTCTTCCATGCTCCCGGGCCATCGGAGGATGAGTGAAGCGGACATCAAGCAGATGAACGACATGCGCAAAGGGGGCATTGGCGTCTCCCGAATCCACGATTTTATGGCGAGCCTGGCCGGCGGGTATCATAATGTCCCATACACAACAAGGGACATGCACAATGTAAATGCGAAGCAACGAAGCGAGGCTGGCCTAGATGCGGAATCGTGCCTAAGGTATCTCCGAGAGTGCAAGGCAAACGATCCAGCACTGTACTACAAGGAAGTTGTTGACG TATTCTCCGGTGTGAATCACCACAACCAAACGGTTGTCTTTGCCACTGCACTGGTGGCAGACGAGAAAGAAGAGACCTATGTCTGGCTGTTTCAGCAGTTGCAAAATTCAATGAAAGGGAAGGCTCCCGTGTCCATAATAATCGACAGTGACAAGCAAATGAAGTCTGCGATTGAGAAAGTTTTTCCAAAGGCTCACCATTAA